From the genome of Vicia villosa cultivar HV-30 ecotype Madison, WI linkage group LG2, Vvil1.0, whole genome shotgun sequence, one region includes:
- the LOC131649139 gene encoding uncharacterized protein LOC131649139: protein MAKPRWIELFLNVSLTNLLASHSDHSPILLSCDLPQRSNYRRKFRFENSWLQELDVDEVVHAGWLQGENIEVEGRLSNCADNLEVWIRNMRRNMKDEINRHRVIMEMFRGGNDQ from the coding sequence ATGGCGAAGCCAAGATGGATAGAGTTATTCCTGAATGTTTCCCTGACAAACCTCTTGGCATCTCATTCTGATCATAGCCCTATTCTGCTATCGTGCGACTTACCACAACGTAGTAATTATAGGAGGAAATTCCGCTTTGAAAACAGTTGGCTTCAAGAACTGGATGTTGACGAAGTTGTTCATGCGGGTTGGTTACAAGGTGAGAATATTGAAGTGGAGGGTAGGCTCTCTAACTGTGCAGATAATCTGGAGGTTTGGATTAGAAACATGAGAAGGAATATGAAGGATGAGATAAATCGTCATCGAGTAATAATGGAGATGTTTAGAGGTGGGAATGACCAATAA